A window of Salvia splendens isolate huo1 chromosome 8, SspV2, whole genome shotgun sequence genomic DNA:
CTGGACTGCAAAACCACATCCACGGCTCCGGATTACCTGTTGAAAACGAGCTTTTTTTCGGTGATACTTCCATGGCTTTATCGCTCTCAAATTTCTGTCAATGAAGTTATATCGAAATTCTGTCAATTGCAGCTTCTCCCAAAATTCTGTCAATTGCAGCTTCTCCCAAAATTCTGTCGATTGCaatatttataaagtaaaaatcAGGTGTTGGCGATGGAAATTTTTTTCGCGTTTGATTAGGATTTGGCAATTAGGTTAGAATTAGGAGTAGAAATTGAACAGTTTATTTATGGATATTGTTGCATACGTGCCCTACTTTTTTTAAGCATCAATATCTTCAACCGTATCTCATTATTTCCTTACCGATTCAAGGTTTGAAGTttcattttattcaattaatcaatattagtatttatttaatttaatttattgtaaatcAAAGTTAATTATGTTGTAGGTTGCTGCAGACTACTCGCAGTAGCAGAAATCGACTCGGCACCACAGCAAAGAGAGAGAGTCAAAATCAGttcttttcttattctttttttagCCGCCATTGCGAAGCTTACATATTTATTGCGAGCAGCGAATCGATTGTTCAGTTTAACCGAAAAAGAAGAACGATTATTCAATTTTCTGATGTGCTATGTCCTGCTTCCAATCCGCCGTCGTCGCATTGCGGACTGTTTACCCCAAGGCCGTCGTCTGGTCGGAAGAGAATTTGGTGGCGGTGGCCTGTGGCGCAGCTGTTATAATTCTGGTAAAGTTGTGTACTTTCCAACTTATGTGCTGCTGTTTGAATTTGCTGTTGCATAGTTCAGTTGGTTGGTTAATAGTTGAGCAATTGCATTGTTTTTTGTTAAGAATCCTCATAATCCTAAAGTTCGAGGTGTGATTACCGTTCCATCTAGCAAGCGCTTTCCCACTGGGAAGATTGATGTTGATGGCGGAGGTATGCTGCGTAATTAAGCTTAGCCTAATCATATTGATAGATGTAGGATGGATTGTGTTTCTAGGTGTCTCAgctttttttgttgatttgaaCATAGGTGCGGATTTGCTAAATGGGTGCTTGCTTCCATATCATTTATCAAGGGAAACTCGTCCTTGTGTTCGGTCGATTTCTTGGTCTCCTGCAGGTCTCGCCAAAGATGCTGGGTACTAATATGAACTTTTTCAGCTTTGAGTAATTTTGTGCTTGTAACATCATAACTGCATCCATAGAGCTAATCACCCTCTCCCTACCCCCAAATAAATGAGGCAGCTGCTTGCTTGCTCTTTGCACCACCAGCGGGCATGTGAAGCTTTACCGTCGTCCACATTGTTCTCCGGAGTGGATAGAGGTATGTATATAGTGAAGCTTCAATTTGCAATCTCTTAATCAGCATGATTTGAGGGATCCTTAACTCTATAATCTTATTTTCTGAAGATCATGCTGAAACTAGGATTAGATTCTATAAAATGTTGACTGATTTTAGTTTTCTCCTGTTTTGGTCTCTGAAGGTTGTGAATATATCTGAAGTGTTATATAATTACTACAAGAGCACCAATTTTGGGGAGTGTCAAATTGTACCCTTGGAAGGTTCTGACGTGAGTAGTTGCTATTGGTTTCATATGTGGCATATGCTACAGATCATTCATTCTTCATGGCATACTATGCATTCACCCTCACtcatttgtaattatttttgctTTTTCTTGTACAGGTTATACCAAGACAAGATACTGCAAATAAGGGTACACGTTTGAGAAAGTGTATCAACCATAGAAGACAAAAAACAGCTAATGTAATGTGCCCTCTTCATCGACTTTCTAATTCCCTATAGACAGCTATCCAGTAATCATTATCCACATTGAACCAGTGATTTTGAGCTGCTGGATTAATTTCTAATTGGGCATTCTCAATATCTCTTTGTCCATTACTCTTAAAGTTCATTAACACTAATGTTTCTCTTGATATCATTTATCAGGTAGTATCAGAAGACCATGAAAATTTGGGTGAGAAGAACAATTGGCAAATTGTTTCCTCCTCTTTCTATGAAGGGGACCCTCTGGAGGAAGTGACGGAAGACTGTCTTCCATTAATATCTGCACAGCAGTATGCTTCTCGCAATGAAATGCTAATGTCACTTATTATTGCCTGGTCTCCAATTCTGGAGACATCTGGAAACGATGTGGCTTTTCCTTCTAGCTCTTCTAATTGCTGCTCAATTCTTGCTGTTGGTGGAAAGTGCGGTAAAATTTCATTGTGGAGAGTTCGTGCACCTGAGTGCTATTCTACTGATAATGCTGGGCACGCGAGTGAGGTTCGACTTGTTGGCCTTGAGAAGGTACATGATAGCTGGATTACAGCAATTAGTTGGGTTGGATATGGGTCTAATGATTCAAAGACCCAGTTTGCATTGGCTACTGGGAGTTCTGATGGTAGGTGCGTAATTTTATATTACCTTCCGGCTGACCTCTAAAATGAGTAGAATTTTGATTGCTCTTAAATAATCACCACGTGAGTAACTACCATATTAAGTTTATTAACAATGCACATGAGTAATTACTGACATGATTATTTTTCCCCACTTTATGCTATAGTGTGAAGATCTGGCTGGTAAATGGTGAAAAATTACTCAAGGCGTCTGAAGTTATCAATGATTCATTATCATTGTTGAGGGAGGTCAGAATTGCATCTCAGTGTCTTGGTTTTATACATGATTCATTTTGGTCTTATCTTAAAATTAGCAATTTATCATTAAATTAGGTTGCGACTGTTGATTCTTCTATGATATCTGTACTTTCACTTACTGTGCCCGCTCGATCACCAACGAAATTGTTCTTGGCTATTGGCAAAAGTTCCGGATCCTTTGAATTGTGTACCCTTGACACATCTACTGACAAATTTGACAACGTTGGCTGTTATAATGCACATGACAGCACGGTAAGTTTCCACTACTGTTTTTTGGCCACTTGAATATTTAtgagtaaatttttttttttaaataaacatcAGGTTTCTGGTTTAGCTTGGGCGTTTGATGGACGTTGTTTGTACAGCTGTAGTCAGGTACAATATTCGATAGTAAATGTATTATGTCACTTATGTCAGGTGATGGTCCGATAAAACATTCCAGGCTTGAAAATTATGTGACTTATGTCATAGTACATCATGTTTTATTACCACTGGCAATTGGGTTGCTTACCAAATCTTTCTGATAATTGTCATTGCTGCTTTGTCTTATGATGCTAAAAGCCTTAAAAGTTAACAAAAAAGAGAGTGATTCTCTAGGCAACTAACTTAACTGTTTTGCATAAATTTTCATTAATTCTAGAATAACTCCTTGAAGAGCTGGATTTTCGTTGGAGATTCTCTGTCTGAAGTGTCACTTCCCCGAAGCAGTCCTGGTTTGAAGAGCTCCACAGAGGTATGAGATCACCTTTCCTGGTTTGAAGAGATTGTCTTTGTTTGTGAACTAATACTAAACAACAAATACAGTTCGCTCATGCATTAGACTCTTGCTTTGGTCTATCGGTATCTCCTGGAAATTTGGCAGTTGCTGTGGTATGATATTTTTGTCCTCTCCTTATTTATTATAGCCAGAAGTATCATGAAAAGCCAACATTTCCAATTAAGGCAGTGAATGTAAAGAGCAGTTTTGGGAATGAAAGGAATGTTATAAATAGTAATATGCTAATGAGATAGAGAAAATACAGGCATAATGCTTTCCTATATAACAGCCTTAGGCAGAATGGATGGCTGAAAAGTGTATGCCATCTCGTTGCAGGTTCGCAGATATGACAGTGATCTACTAGATCCGATGTATGAAGGAAGGTGAGCTTTTAGACTTCTTTTTTTGTAGCCTGTTGTTAATATACACCTACACTTGTGCATATTTATGTGCCAAGAGATACATGGCGGTATATTCACCTAATATTTGCATTTGTCAATATAATTTCCATATCCATTGTGGTAAATATCTTTGGTATTTTGCAAAAATGTCAAAACTAACTGCCTAGGAGTTTAGTCTGCACATAGTAGTCATTAACTCACCCTTAGAGAAACCAATAGAATGATATTAGAAATATTTTTGAAGTGTGAGAAAGCAGCGCATCCTCTTTCataccattaattaatttagaaatATTGTCATAAATGTTTCAGATCTCATAAATCTGCAGTTGAGTTCCTTTGGGTTGGAGGCCAGCAATTGGACCCTTCTGTTGTTACATCTTCAGAGATAGCAAAGGAAACATTTCCTGGATTCCCGGAGAAAGAACTGACTTGGTGGGAAATGAATATACTCGGGCGTCTTAACAAGTATGAGAACCCCAACAGGCTTCTGAACATTTTTGATATCGTGGCAGCTCTCCGAGCCTTCAAGCAGTCTGCACCCAAGTATGTAGAGCATATCCTGCTGAAATGTCTGGCATCTTGCTTAGGATCCAAGTGTGAAATATCTCGTAAATTATTGTCTGAAGCGCCTAAGCTTCTGACCATGCACTCATCCCGTCAGTTGCACCTCATAAACATAATCAGCAGGGAAGTGGTGCTTAAAGAATTCATGACAGAGAACGTGAGCGGAAAAGAACATGTATTAGAAGGCTTGAGTGGTGACAAGAAAGAAGAAATAAATCTGTGGATGGACTTACTACTTAGCTGTGAAAAAGAACTCTTGTTGAGGCTTGTCAGCATTAGTATTTCAGCAGAAGAATTTTCCGGAGTTGGAGGTGATGGATTGCCACAGATGAAGCAGTGGCTTTTGCAAAATGTGAAAGACGAATACAAATTCCTTGCAGCAGAAATTAGAGAGGTTAAGAAGAGGTATGACATTACTACTAGTTCGACCGTTTAAGTCTTAATGTTTGCTGCATCTCCACTCCCCATTATTTTCGTTGGATGTTGTTTTTCACAACTTTATGTTATTCAACGTATGCTGTTTGAATAAGGCTAAGCATTCGCAATATGTTGTTTTTCTAGTGTTCATCGGTTTGTTAATTACCCCTTCTTTTACATAGGATATCACATCTATTTCATTTCTCATCAGGAAACTAGAGGAAACCTCAGAACACGAAGTGCATGATCGCTGCCACTTCTGCACAGGCGTTGTGCCATTCGAATCAACTGAGTACGCAACTTGCTCCGGATCAATAGACAAAACTGGGGTTAATCGAACGCACAAGCTTCAAAGGTGTGCAGTTACTCTCCAGATTCTACCAACTAAGCCCTCCTGGTATTGTATGTGTTGCCACAGACGGGCTTCAAAGATGGCGCCCACCATTTTGTTCGCCATGCCCAGGTATCCTTCCGATTTCAAGTCTTTCGTAGAGTCTCCTACTCACAAGCATACTTCGACACCATGCTGTCCCTTCTGCGGCATACTTCTACATAGATCGCAACCGCAATATTTTCTGTCACCTTCCCCATGTTGATTTATGGAAAATGAAAGCATTGATGGGATCAAAGTTGAGAATATGCTGCTAATGTCACATTCATAGGTTGTACCAGTCATGGAAGAAACAGTTGAATACATTATGTACAGTATGCTGACTTTAATGATTAGTTAATTATGATTActgcaaggaaaaaaaatgttgCATTTTCCATGTTGTTGCAAATATATTTCTATTTACTTATTCACATAAAATCCCAATTTAAAATAGGATTTGCACACATGATTTGATACATCTATGTCACAATCATAAGCTCCTATACATATTTGGAGGGTGATGAATTGTCGCCATAGCAAGTGAAATTGCAATTTGGCCACGTATATTGTAATTAATTCCAAGAGGTGCCCACAAAGAAATACATGGCCCTTCTTCAACGGCTAAGATTGAAAGATTGTCAGACAAAGTGGGGTCCTGCTTGATCATCTTTTATATCTCATTAGTGTTAAGTTAATTAGGTTTAGTGGTCCACTAATTTTAGTCATTGGAGTACATTAATCAAGTAGTTAATTAAGTGGGCAAAAGAGTGTGCTACTTCATGCTCTTTATGATGTGGAAATTCCTAAGTATTTCACATTATGAcatttgtgtatgtgtgtgtttgcgaatttttttttatttttttggtgatTTCTGTATATATATGGTTAGCCGTTACGCCCCTCTTTTGGATTTTAGTTATTTCATTGACTATTGTATGATAACAtttattatttccattttttggATAAATCCTTTTTTTGACCgccaagagaaaaaaaatgttgattTATATTCTGTATAGCTCTATATTTGAGTCACCTTATTGACGAAAATTCCTTGTTtctcattttaaaatttcagtTTGTTTTCCTAGTTTGCAGAATAATGTAATTTTCCTTTGAGGGCAAAAAATATAGCATTAATTTTTAGGACCCTGCTCGATTCCCACTATTACTTATGATTAGAGATCatgtttattcttatctattGTTCTGTTAtctattcttttaagaaattagCCCGTGATAATGTTTATTGACATTACAATATGTCTCACATTATCTAAGTACAATAAAGTCTATTTTGTCTAATCTCATATTATATCTCATCATTATTTTGTCTAACGTATCAAATGGTGTCTCAGTctacataaatttttaaaaaatagaatattgGCATGAAAATATTTTGAGATCAAATGGTGTCTCAGtctacataaatttaaaaaaaaatagaatattgGCGTGAAAGTATTTTGAGAGTGAGAGGTGTAAGAAACAAAGCAGATTAACCAAGTTTGATAGCCACTTTCTTTGATTAGGTGTTAACATGCAGTTTTCTTGATAGTATTACCTAACCTCAATGATGATATATTCCTTTCCTTCCTCCACCAACCCCTCATCCCTTTTCTCTTCAACTACTCtaatatggagtaatttttaatttgaaattcaaGATTGTCATTTTGTGTTAATTGATGCAATGATTTTGCATTTAAGCTTAATGTTACTCTTATggttattttttagtatttattGTCGCTCTTCAACTTAAAAAAAACCCGATGTAGTTTCATTTTTGTGACAACAACTATTTGATTGATACTAATTTATTGTAAAGTTTGGGTGCATAACAAGTATAACTATTTTTCACATATTCACACACAAAATAGCTAGCATTTAATGCATTGGTCACCATGACTAATTTTGGTCGAATTCAACGGGCTATTTGGAAAAGAAAACCACGGTTTTGATATGAATATGTTTATATgataattttaaatgatttatttCCACGTGCATATATTTGAAATTCAAACTAGTGGTCAGCACTAGGTTACTATTGTGATGCTTATTTTGAACCATTATTTtcgaatttatttattataattatattgttCTTATATTCTTcacaaattactaatataatatACTATGAACTAAATTGCGTTATGAATAAACACAAACAATCTCAATATCAATAGGAAATGTGTTGCAACTTACATAATTCAATATAGTATAAACTTTATTGCCATTTTAAAGATACTAGGACCGTGAGATATTGAGGTGAGAGGGAAGATtagtataatattaaaaaaattgaaagaaagCAAGCATGAGATAAATGAGGTGTGTAAGGTTCCATTCGATAGTATCACGCTTCTAATAAAGACAAATTTCAtgcttttatattttgttttaattataaatcactttcaacttttaaattatgaaaatctAGAGTAAATTTATGATACATTATGTGAATCTATGGTCATAGTTGCAATTCTTATAGATGAcaattaaattcatttttaaattattatatttgtcCAGATATTTCATGCATATTTTAACACATAATTTTTCAAAAGATATATGCATGTCGAATACTATTATGCGAGTAATCGTAACAATGAATATGGTTCTTTCTTCTCCTTTTCCTCGACAGGTTGCTCGAAAAACTTAAGCACaaacaacaaaaattaataattcaaaTGTTATTATGTAAACAATTGTCACATTTCTCGACGATTTTATGAGCGGCAGAGATTGCGTTGCGACTTGAAAAACTTATGCACGTGAAGGGAGTGGAGAGACCTAGAAATCTACTAGTAGATCTCGTGGAACACATTTTTCTATAGCAAAACATTTAGCAATTATacgaataaatattttttgcaGTATAGATtttatgaattgataaaatattagaAAGTTGAGGTTACAATTCCGTTAATGCCCTTCTCAAGATTCTGTCAGAGCAGCCGATAAAGACCAGTGATTTTGATACAAAATGCCACGTTACACGTGGCACCTCCTCACGGAGGTCACCACAATATTAGTAATGTATCATGATTTATGATTTCATGTACTTTCCATTCATTTTACATAAACATTACATGCATCTATCTATAAATGAATATATCATCCACATCTATTCATACTTACTTCCCTTTTAATCTCTTTCTgagaatattaatattatttatatatttattgaattatttttctattttaaaaatattctatTATAGtagattcatttttatttttagcaaaaaataatattccctccgtcccacaaaaatatgcactatttcctttttagtccgtcccccaagaatatgcattttctaattttagaaagtcttttctctctaatgaggtgagactcattctccactaacaatactttatttactttttctctatatctctctcttacttcaccaattttacattaaaactcgtgtcgaccataaagtgcatattctttggagacggagggagtatattttttattttattttattctctctttcctACTCTATTATCTCTtcactatatatttaatatttttttcttaatcttcgtgtaaaaaagaaatgattctACTACTATGAAACATAGGAAGTATCATATAGTCTGAGTGACTCAAATTCCGAACTTACAAATTGAAAGATAAGTATAATGATTCTTCAATTATCTCATAATCACAATGACTTGAACttacaatttctaaattagaaatacattttactaattaaatcatATTTTATAATTCATATCCATTCATATTTGTCCTAGGCTCACTCATTTTATTCCAGGTTAGTAATCATTTGATTAATCATAAATTTGTTCAAGATttatgaattttgaaaataaaatacttaattaaattttcaattttcatttttttcttagtTATCCCTGATCCATCCaaatattatactactaatatatataaaatgacattatttcaataaaataaaataaattatatattttaatgaaaaatcatACTCCTACATTCTGtatataaatgaaataattgagaaaaattaaaaccCAACCAATTTGATATTTCGGTTTCAAACTTCATAAAATCggtcaaaatttaatttttcatggtTTGAATGGTtattaatcatttaatttaCTACCAAAATCTCAACTTAAACATTTGAGCTATTGACTTTAACCGATAAACATTTAAATAGTCACGTTTCCATATAACACCTGTAGGAATGTATTCACATCCCAACGCTAATTACATCAACTAGAGGGAAGTGGGTTTCGATAGATTGAGCGTGATCTTCACAGAGAGAATCAACGGTCAAGTGTTGTTTTCTGGCTTGAAGAAGGCGGTTAGGGTTTGCTTTacagagagaattgagagagaaGAGGTGAGTCGAATGTGAGAGAGTGGGTTGTGAAATCGTCGCTCAAATTAATCTCGCTGAAATCTTGGAACTGCAGTTTTAAAACTGCTACATATTATTGTGTAATACCAAATTTACCCCGATAATGTATGAAAACGACCAAATAATGTAGCTCGGATGTTTTAACTCTTATCAatttgtgatttgttttgtgtataagaCTTAAGGGGTGTAAGGATCTTAACGCTCCCCAACACTTGTATGCTTAAAAGCGGGATAAACTTTTCCAAATTTTAAGCTTATTTGTGATCACTATATTTAGCATAGAATCATCATGTTGATTAAAACACCAAATCTAGCGAATAATAAACGGAATTTGTAtgtctctcactctcactcaaACTAGGACAAATAATGACAATCACACTTTATATTACTTTTACTGACAACCATCTTACTTTTTAATGATGACATAAACATCatacataaaatatactccataggTTTCACTAATCTAAAATTGTTGTTTCTCAATGATGTAGCCATGATTCCTCATTATTACTACAAATAAATACAGAGAGAGAtaatttaagaaatgtaatttctattttatatattaatcttatggagtaataaaattagaataaattaataataaaatgtatgatCCATTTATCAAAAGAGTAGTGATAAACGTACATAATTGTACGTACATAATCGaacttttttttaactttttatattgaaaatagttttataaacattaattgatttaaaataaatttcataccaatcattttgcaacacttcgaaaaaaaattaaaattttaacttaatatttgtatatttaagccaaaaaaatagtttcttactaaaaattgtataattaattcgaATCAAGCTCGAAACAATATTACGATTCGacataaaatttctatatcacttctttcttattgctacacataatagaataaataataaaactaatttttaattaaattcacttaaatttaaaaatttaaggaTATTACTTACATGTACAATTTATATACATTTGTCTTTTCTCTATTTTCAAAATTagtgaaaataaaatgaaacatgTATTTAcccataacaaaaaaaacactCCATTTGTGGTCGTGGGTAGatatagtataaataaatactccattcgttccaACACAAGGATTAACTGCTTTTCGGCAAGTGTTTgaggaaaatgataataaataattaagtgaagagaaagtaaagttagtaagaaaataatgtagatatgactctcttctatattatttctcttatttactttctctccattttaactacagtatttattattatttttgctaaataattgaaaaaaaaacaatcattCAAGCTGagaaggagggagtataaattttgaGAGAGTAATCTATCCATTACTGTGGTTTTAAAATTTCAATCCATATAAAATATATGATTCATTTGATAATGTTCTTATAATTATTATACCCCTTTGTTATGAGTTAAATCATCATCTCTCTAGAACAAATAGAATGACATAACAACGCAAACCTATTTAATAGTATTGAATAAAAcctcaatttattaaaatattatttatagcTAGTCATACTATGACTACATATCTTTATTCATATACCAAAttctaaaacaaaattaatattttcataCAAATATAAAGTCATTAGGTAGGTAGGGTCCCTCCATCCTACCCGGTTGATGCATCATAAATTTATTCAAGGCGTTGTAAACTAAGTCCAAATcagaacaagaaaaaaaaactactaaagCTAGTTTCCCTCTCCACCTCTCATTTTTATGAATTACTACtatgattttatatttatcaTATCCCAATAAAATACTTACTACATTCGTTCGGTTATAAATGACATGTGTATTTCCTTGATTGACccattataaattttatttaaggtGTTAGATTTTGATGTAATCATATTTGTAAGAATTGATTTTGGAATATTCCTATTTCCTAATGCGGTAGCGTATATCTTACTACTATTCTATCTTACTATTGTTGCACGGTCAACTATTACAAATAAATCTTTAAAAGTAAAATCGAAATAAAGTGCAATACCCAATAACTaaagtaaaattaataaatcataaAGTTATTTATATGatcatactatttatttatttaaaaaaacagctAGAAACGGTCTATCCAAAGAAAAGAGAAACGCCGTTTGCCTTGGCTTTATATGTGCAATTTATATTCCTTTGGCaattatatttggaatatttaaataattattgaaaataGTTAAAACGAAACTGCTATTTCCAACCAATCAGAAAAGAGAGTAGggcaattatttttaattagaaaAGCTGAAACGGACGATCCGAAGAGAAACCTCAATTTGccacatttttctctctccaaaacCCTCTTCTCTGTCTATATACTTTGCACTGTTCCTTCTCTCTCTGCGCATATCTTCTCCTTGCAGACTCAGTAAAATATTCTTGCAAATACTAAAACAACCCACAAATTTTATAAGCAAAAGGCGTGCTCTGTTTTTT
This region includes:
- the LOC121744835 gene encoding uncharacterized protein LOC121744835, which encodes MSCFQSAVVALRTVYPKAVVWSEENLVAVACGAAVIILNPHNPKVRGVITVPSSKRFPTGKIDVDGGGADLLNGCLLPYHLSRETRPCVRSISWSPAGLAKDAGCLLALCTTSGHVKLYRRPHCSPEWIEVVNISEVLYNYYKSTNFGECQIVPLEGSDVIPRQDTANKGTRLRKCINHRRQKTANVVSEDHENLGEKNNWQIVSSSFYEGDPLEEVTEDCLPLISAQQYASRNEMLMSLIIAWSPILETSGNDVAFPSSSSNCCSILAVGGKCGKISLWRVRAPECYSTDNAGHASEVRLVGLEKVHDSWITAISWVGYGSNDSKTQFALATGSSDGSVKIWLVNGEKLLKASEVINDSLSLLREVATVDSSMISVLSLTVPARSPTKLFLAIGKSSGSFELCTLDTSTDKFDNVGCYNAHDSTVSGLAWAFDGRCLYSCSQNNSLKSWIFVGDSLSEVSLPRSSPGLKSSTEFAHALDSCFGLSVSPGNLAVAVVRRYDSDLLDPMYEGRSHKSAVEFLWVGGQQLDPSVVTSSEIAKETFPGFPEKELTWWEMNILGRLNKYENPNRLLNIFDIVAALRAFKQSAPKYVEHILLKCLASCLGSKCEISRKLLSEAPKLLTMHSSRQLHLINIISREVVLKEFMTENVSGKEHVLEGLSGDKKEEINLWMDLLLSCEKELLLRLVSISISAEEFSGVGGDGLPQMKQWLLQNVKDEYKFLAAEIREVKKRKLEETSEHEVHDRCHFCTGVVPFESTEYATCSGSIDKTGVNRTHKLQRCAVTLQILPTKPSWYCMCCHRRASKMAPTILFAMPRYPSDFKSFVESPTHKHTSTPCCPFCGILLHRSQPQYFLSPSPC